In a genomic window of Polypterus senegalus isolate Bchr_013 chromosome 13, ASM1683550v1, whole genome shotgun sequence:
- the LOC120542633 gene encoding torsin-4A-like isoform X1 gives MGTEEYKPGAFLDNLRRSPAVQSTMEDESQVDTAKPKMSKLSSKLRAMVQIRRKYHMLKTRRADSMSGMLNHSKPEVFTFEEIPVKPSMTKRKKRKKSRVLFPNDSRKYLPVKERNRAKSCLFLLSVIVCFQVYNAIENLDDHLQTYDLEGLEKTMKREVFGQKEAMEDLVNLFSDYFSMYVHNKPLVISINGPSGVGKSHLGRLLARHFRSIMKDELVLQYFMLHHCPLEEDAPQCIQKLEEHIAKAVNQGEAEEKIPVFIFDEVEFMHSDLLDFFRPLFQSNQTNEFLNAVYVFISNIGQAEITKFFLQNSSSNTSVGRHKRQELSKHLKSLLSRYHAMWQEAEIVPFSLLEKSHIKDCFLDEMTREGFYPDSSHIERLASEISYYTVGDKEYSMNGCKQVVGKVNLL, from the exons ATGGGCACTGAGGAATACAAGCCTG GTGCCTTCTTGGACAATTTGAGGAGATCACCTGCTGTTCAGAGCACCATGGAGGATGAGAGTCAGGTGGACACTGCTAAACCCAAGATGTCCAAACTGTCTTCCAAGCTGCGGGCCATGGTGCAGATCCGGAGGAAGTACCACATGCTGAAAACCCGGCGAGCTGACAGCATGTCCGGCATGTTAAACCACAGCAAACCTGAGGTTTTCACCTTTGAAGAAATTCCAGTCAAGCCTTCCATGACAAAGAGGAAGAAGCGAAAGAAATCGCGAGTCCTCTTCCCGAATGACAGTCGGAAGTACCTACCAGTGAAGGAGCGCAACCGCGCCAAAAGCTGCCTCTTCTTGCTGAGTGTCATCGTCTGCTTCCAGGTGTACAATGCCATCGAAAACTTGGACGACCACCTGCAAACCTATGACCTGGAAGGTCTGGAGAAGACCATGAAACGAGAAGTCTTTGGTCAGAAGGAGGCTATGGAGGACCTCGTGAACCTGTTCTCGGACTATTTCTCTATGTACGTCCACAATAAGCCCCTGGTGATCTCGATCAACGGTCCCAGTGGTGTTGGGAAGAGCCACCTTGGGCGCCTGCTGGCCCGCCACTTCCGCTCCATCATGAAGGATGAACTGGTCCTCCAGTACTTTATGCTGCACCACTGCCCCCTAGAGGAAGATGCCCCCCAGTGTATCCAGAAGCTCGAAGAGCACATTGCCAAGGCAGTTAACCAGGGTGAGGCAGAGGAGAAGATCCCTGTCTTCATCTTTGATGAAGTTGAGTTCATGCACTCGGATCTGCTGGACTTCTTTCGGCCCCTTTTCCAGTCTAACCAGACAAACGAGTTCCTCAATGCCGTCTACGTGTTCATTAGCAACATTGGCCAGGCGGAGATCACCAAGTTCTTTCTGCAGAACTCGTCCAGCAACACGTCGGTGGGCCGCCACAAACGGCAGGAACTCAGCAAGCACTTGAAGTCGCTGCTGTCACGCTATCATGCCATGTGGCAGGAGGCGGAGATCGTGCCATTCTCTCTTCTGGAGAAGTCCCACATCAAGGACTGCTTCCTGGACGAGATGACCCGTGAAGGCTTCTACCCCGACAGCTCTCACATTGAGCGGCTGGCATCCGAGATCTCGTACTACACGGTGGGTGACAAGGAATACTCCATGAATGGCTGTAAACAGGTGGTTGGCAAGGTCAACCTGCTGTGA
- the LOC120542633 gene encoding torsin-4A-like isoform X2 has protein sequence MEDESQVDTAKPKMSKLSSKLRAMVQIRRKYHMLKTRRADSMSGMLNHSKPEVFTFEEIPVKPSMTKRKKRKKSRVLFPNDSRKYLPVKERNRAKSCLFLLSVIVCFQVYNAIENLDDHLQTYDLEGLEKTMKREVFGQKEAMEDLVNLFSDYFSMYVHNKPLVISINGPSGVGKSHLGRLLARHFRSIMKDELVLQYFMLHHCPLEEDAPQCIQKLEEHIAKAVNQGEAEEKIPVFIFDEVEFMHSDLLDFFRPLFQSNQTNEFLNAVYVFISNIGQAEITKFFLQNSSSNTSVGRHKRQELSKHLKSLLSRYHAMWQEAEIVPFSLLEKSHIKDCFLDEMTREGFYPDSSHIERLASEISYYTVGDKEYSMNGCKQVVGKVNLL, from the coding sequence ATGGAGGATGAGAGTCAGGTGGACACTGCTAAACCCAAGATGTCCAAACTGTCTTCCAAGCTGCGGGCCATGGTGCAGATCCGGAGGAAGTACCACATGCTGAAAACCCGGCGAGCTGACAGCATGTCCGGCATGTTAAACCACAGCAAACCTGAGGTTTTCACCTTTGAAGAAATTCCAGTCAAGCCTTCCATGACAAAGAGGAAGAAGCGAAAGAAATCGCGAGTCCTCTTCCCGAATGACAGTCGGAAGTACCTACCAGTGAAGGAGCGCAACCGCGCCAAAAGCTGCCTCTTCTTGCTGAGTGTCATCGTCTGCTTCCAGGTGTACAATGCCATCGAAAACTTGGACGACCACCTGCAAACCTATGACCTGGAAGGTCTGGAGAAGACCATGAAACGAGAAGTCTTTGGTCAGAAGGAGGCTATGGAGGACCTCGTGAACCTGTTCTCGGACTATTTCTCTATGTACGTCCACAATAAGCCCCTGGTGATCTCGATCAACGGTCCCAGTGGTGTTGGGAAGAGCCACCTTGGGCGCCTGCTGGCCCGCCACTTCCGCTCCATCATGAAGGATGAACTGGTCCTCCAGTACTTTATGCTGCACCACTGCCCCCTAGAGGAAGATGCCCCCCAGTGTATCCAGAAGCTCGAAGAGCACATTGCCAAGGCAGTTAACCAGGGTGAGGCAGAGGAGAAGATCCCTGTCTTCATCTTTGATGAAGTTGAGTTCATGCACTCGGATCTGCTGGACTTCTTTCGGCCCCTTTTCCAGTCTAACCAGACAAACGAGTTCCTCAATGCCGTCTACGTGTTCATTAGCAACATTGGCCAGGCGGAGATCACCAAGTTCTTTCTGCAGAACTCGTCCAGCAACACGTCGGTGGGCCGCCACAAACGGCAGGAACTCAGCAAGCACTTGAAGTCGCTGCTGTCACGCTATCATGCCATGTGGCAGGAGGCGGAGATCGTGCCATTCTCTCTTCTGGAGAAGTCCCACATCAAGGACTGCTTCCTGGACGAGATGACCCGTGAAGGCTTCTACCCCGACAGCTCTCACATTGAGCGGCTGGCATCCGAGATCTCGTACTACACGGTGGGTGACAAGGAATACTCCATGAATGGCTGTAAACAGGTGGTTGGCAAGGTCAACCTGCTGTGA